Proteins from a genomic interval of Kitasatospora herbaricolor:
- a CDS encoding LLM class flavin-dependent oxidoreductase — MPADVPARPGEPVFHWFLPTGGDGRDPGGVTAVQGRTSAATRRRADVGYLTQVARAAEQCGFTALLAPVGLGCVDPWIIATAVAQHTERIGFLVAFRPGFASPTLLAQQADAFRRFAGGRLALNVVTGGDPVEQRAYGDRLAHDERYERTDEVMAVLRELLAGRSGDLAGRHVRTEGATLVDPATEHPVPLYLGGASPAAEAVSARRADVQLYWGEPPRELATRIARLDALAAGAGRVLRHGLRIHVIARDTAAEAWAEADRMLARMDPEAVRATQRRFAAMDSTGQARMAALHGGRADATSLEIAPNLWAGIGLVREGAGTALVGSHDEVAQRLAEYAALGVSEFVLSGYPHLEEAYRVGEEVLPRFRASASVGGAR, encoded by the coding sequence GTGCCCGCAGACGTACCGGCCCGCCCGGGGGAGCCGGTGTTCCACTGGTTCCTGCCGACCGGCGGCGACGGCCGCGACCCCGGCGGAGTCACCGCCGTCCAGGGCCGGACGTCCGCCGCGACCCGCCGACGCGCCGACGTCGGCTACCTGACCCAGGTCGCCCGCGCCGCCGAACAGTGCGGCTTCACCGCGTTGCTGGCACCGGTCGGCCTCGGCTGCGTCGACCCGTGGATCATCGCCACCGCCGTCGCCCAGCACACCGAGCGGATCGGCTTCCTGGTCGCCTTCCGTCCCGGGTTCGCCAGCCCCACCCTGCTGGCCCAGCAGGCGGACGCGTTCCGCCGGTTCGCGGGCGGCCGGCTCGCGCTCAACGTGGTGACGGGCGGCGATCCCGTCGAGCAGCGGGCGTACGGCGACCGGCTCGCGCACGACGAGCGCTACGAGCGCACCGACGAGGTGATGGCGGTGCTGCGGGAGCTGCTGGCCGGCCGCAGCGGCGACCTCGCCGGGCGCCACGTCCGGACCGAGGGCGCCACCCTCGTCGACCCGGCCACCGAGCATCCGGTGCCGCTGTACCTCGGGGGCGCCAGCCCGGCCGCCGAGGCGGTGTCGGCCCGCCGTGCCGACGTCCAGCTCTACTGGGGGGAGCCGCCGCGGGAGCTGGCCACCCGGATCGCACGCCTCGACGCCCTGGCCGCGGGGGCCGGCCGGGTGCTGCGGCACGGTCTGCGCATCCATGTGATCGCGCGTGACACGGCGGCCGAGGCCTGGGCGGAGGCCGATCGGATGCTGGCCCGGATGGACCCGGAGGCCGTCCGGGCGACCCAGCGGCGGTTCGCCGCGATGGACTCGACCGGGCAGGCGCGGATGGCGGCCCTGCACGGCGGCCGCGCGGACGCCACCTCGCTGGAGATCGCACCCAACCTGTGGGCCGGGATCGGTCTCGTGCGGGAGGGCGCCGGCACCGCGCTGGTCGGCTCGCACGACGAGGTGGCGCAGCGGCTGGCGGAGTACGCGGCGCTGGGCGTGAGCGAGTTCGTGCTGTCGGGCTACCCGCACCTGGAGGAGGCGTACCGGGTCGGCGAGGAGGTGCTGCCCCGCTTCCGCGCGTCGGCCTCCGTGGGCGGAGCCCGGTGA
- a CDS encoding MFS transporter: MSAVAKAAPAAGGGAGPLPAGVRIGYGLGSLCTGTFGTVPGLILLYYLTDVLAVPAAVAGAAVFLPKAWDVLVNPLVGAVSDRSTWRQGPRRPFLLIGACTLPPLFALLFAAPPVRGAAAAGYVAVVFLLAATAYAVFQVPYVTMPAEMTEDDAERGRMLGWRVGFLGAAILLSGAVAPALAHAGGDTPGGYRLMGVAVAGLLAVGMFGAWHTTRRAPVVARSRAEPSLRAQLAAVRDNRPFRYLAGMWTVQALAVGVLLAGVQYFATYTLGSPGAVTPLFAAMIGPLVLVMPLWNRLARRRGTGYAQGCASVLFVAGTVALALTGVAGPWLGYAAAAVVGVAYAGLQLLPLTMLADTLAADAARTGSRRAATFTGLWTAAETLALAVGAGVFAALLALSGFHPSDAAHRGVQPQAALTAITAGTGLVPAVLAAASLWLLHRYRTEARPAGPPPVPEACADAAGTDPGPTAATTPTPTPVTLPAAAPAHTPAPAPEDGSTRVT; the protein is encoded by the coding sequence GTGAGCGCCGTCGCGAAGGCCGCGCCGGCGGCCGGCGGCGGAGCCGGCCCGCTGCCCGCCGGGGTCCGGATCGGCTACGGCCTCGGGTCGCTGTGCACCGGCACCTTCGGGACGGTTCCCGGCCTGATCCTGCTGTACTACCTGACCGACGTGCTGGCCGTGCCGGCCGCGGTGGCGGGCGCCGCGGTGTTCCTGCCGAAGGCGTGGGACGTGCTCGTCAACCCGCTGGTCGGCGCCGTCTCGGACCGCAGCACCTGGCGGCAGGGGCCCCGGCGGCCGTTCCTGCTGATCGGTGCCTGCACCCTGCCGCCGCTGTTCGCCCTGCTGTTCGCGGCCCCGCCGGTGCGCGGAGCGGCCGCGGCCGGGTACGTCGCCGTGGTGTTCCTGCTGGCCGCCACGGCCTACGCGGTCTTCCAGGTGCCGTACGTGACGATGCCCGCCGAGATGACCGAGGACGACGCCGAGCGTGGCCGGATGCTGGGCTGGCGCGTCGGGTTCCTCGGGGCCGCGATCCTGTTGTCGGGCGCGGTCGCGCCGGCCCTGGCGCACGCGGGCGGCGACACCCCGGGCGGCTACCGGCTGATGGGCGTCGCGGTGGCCGGGCTGCTGGCCGTGGGCATGTTCGGGGCCTGGCACACGACCCGGCGGGCCCCGGTGGTGGCCCGCAGCCGGGCCGAGCCGTCGCTGCGCGCGCAGCTGGCCGCGGTCCGCGACAACCGCCCGTTCCGGTACCTCGCCGGCATGTGGACGGTGCAGGCGCTGGCGGTCGGCGTCCTGCTCGCGGGGGTGCAGTACTTCGCGACGTACACCCTCGGTTCGCCGGGCGCGGTCACGCCGCTGTTCGCCGCCATGATCGGCCCGCTGGTGCTGGTGATGCCGCTGTGGAACCGGCTCGCCCGGCGCCGGGGCACCGGCTACGCGCAGGGCTGCGCGTCGGTGCTGTTCGTGGCGGGCACGGTGGCGCTGGCCCTGACCGGCGTGGCCGGTCCGTGGCTCGGGTACGCGGCGGCGGCCGTGGTCGGCGTCGCGTACGCGGGCCTGCAACTGCTGCCGCTGACCATGCTGGCGGACACGCTGGCCGCGGACGCCGCGCGCACCGGCAGCCGCCGCGCCGCGACGTTCACCGGGCTCTGGACGGCCGCGGAGACGCTGGCCCTCGCCGTGGGCGCCGGGGTGTTCGCCGCGCTGCTGGCGCTGAGCGGCTTCCACCCGTCGGACGCGGCGCACCGGGGCGTCCAGCCGCAGGCCGCGCTCACCGCCATCACCGCCGGCACCGGTCTGGTCCCCGCCGTGCTGGCGGCGGCGAGCCTGTGGCTGCTGCACCGGTACCGGACGGAGGCCCGGCCCGCCGGTCCGCCGCCGGTACCGGAAGCCTGCGCGGACGCCGCCGGCACCGATCCCGGACCCACGGCGGCCACCACGCCCACGCCCACGCCCGTGACCCTGCCCGCCGCAGCCCCCGCACACACACCCGCACCCGCACCCGAGGACGGAAGCACCCGTGTCACCTGA
- a CDS encoding discoidin domain-containing protein, with product MKKSHHRLAGLLAILGLAVTGLAGTTAPQAHAAASPPRTIPALQQWTPGTGTSYTFGPASHIVVDSAYAAQLAGEAATFAQDVKQLTGVNAPTTTGAAGSVTAGDIFLTLGSTDTALGTEGYSLSVGTSVKVQAATGAGAFYGTRTVLQLLKQSATIPAGTARDWSSYTERGLMVDAGRKYFSVSWLQNQVRDMAYLKLNYLHLHLSDNLGFRLESSTHPEIVSAQHYSKREIADLIAFAAGYHVTVVPELDMPGHMDTILAAHPELKLRTADGSTPDGGNIDLSNPASYVLMKDLITEYLPLFPAKYWHLGADEYGVDYARYPQLAAYAKQQYGASAKPKDVFYGFIRWADAIVRGANRTMRTWNDGIASGDGTIPVAADITVDYWYTYGLSPQQLVSAGHLVQNGSWTPTYYVLGGAKPDTAYMYQQWNPGIFQGGATLTDPSKNLGSTLHVWCDNPNAETESQIAGGIMEPLRALAQQTWGSPKQVSTFSAFQPVIAAIGHAPGWPTDVAAGDLALNRPTTASSTETADFPAGGATDGSYGRRWASQYSDPQWLQVDLGTTSAIGEVKLTWENAYAKAYQIQVSNDGTTWTTLYSTTAGSGGVNDLTGLNGSGRYIRMYGTQRGTTYGYSLWEFEVYGPSHPNPNLALGRPATTSSIESNIATLGPSAAVDGSNTTRWASNYTDPQWLQVDLGTTSAIGEVKLTWENAYAKAYQIQVSNDGTTWTTLYSTTAGSGGVNDLTGLNGSGRYIRMYGTQRGTGWGYSLWEFEVYGG from the coding sequence GTGAAGAAGTCGCACCACCGCCTCGCCGGGCTGCTCGCGATCCTCGGATTAGCCGTGACCGGGCTGGCCGGCACCACCGCACCGCAGGCCCACGCGGCAGCGTCGCCGCCCCGGACGATTCCCGCCCTCCAGCAATGGACGCCGGGCACCGGCACCTCGTACACCTTCGGCCCGGCCTCCCACATCGTCGTGGACAGTGCCTACGCCGCCCAACTCGCCGGCGAGGCTGCGACCTTCGCCCAGGACGTCAAGCAACTGACCGGCGTCAACGCGCCGACGACGACGGGTGCGGCCGGATCCGTCACGGCCGGAGACATCTTCCTGACCCTCGGATCGACGGACACCGCTCTCGGCACCGAGGGCTACTCGCTGTCCGTGGGCACCTCGGTCAAGGTCCAGGCCGCCACCGGAGCCGGGGCCTTCTACGGCACCCGGACGGTCCTGCAACTGCTCAAGCAGTCCGCCACCATCCCGGCCGGCACGGCCCGCGACTGGTCCTCCTACACCGAACGCGGCCTGATGGTCGATGCCGGCCGCAAGTACTTCTCGGTGTCCTGGCTGCAGAACCAGGTCAGGGACATGGCCTACCTGAAGCTCAACTACCTGCACCTCCACCTGTCCGACAACCTCGGCTTTCGGCTGGAGAGTTCGACCCACCCGGAGATCGTCTCCGCCCAGCACTACAGCAAGCGGGAGATCGCCGACCTGATCGCGTTCGCCGCCGGGTACCACGTCACCGTCGTCCCGGAGCTGGACATGCCCGGGCACATGGACACGATCCTGGCGGCCCACCCCGAGCTCAAGCTCAGGACCGCCGACGGCAGCACCCCGGACGGCGGGAACATCGACCTGTCCAACCCGGCTTCGTACGTGCTGATGAAGGACCTCATCACCGAGTACCTGCCGCTCTTCCCGGCCAAGTACTGGCACCTGGGCGCCGACGAGTACGGCGTCGACTACGCCCGCTACCCGCAACTGGCCGCCTACGCCAAGCAGCAGTACGGGGCCTCCGCCAAGCCCAAGGACGTGTTCTACGGGTTCATCCGCTGGGCCGACGCCATCGTGCGCGGCGCCAACCGGACCATGCGGACCTGGAACGACGGCATCGCCTCCGGCGACGGGACCATTCCGGTGGCCGCCGACATCACGGTCGACTACTGGTACACCTACGGCCTGAGCCCCCAGCAGCTCGTGAGCGCCGGCCACCTCGTCCAGAACGGCTCCTGGACGCCCACCTACTACGTGCTCGGCGGGGCGAAGCCGGACACGGCCTACATGTACCAGCAGTGGAATCCCGGCATCTTCCAGGGCGGCGCCACCCTGACCGACCCGTCCAAGAACCTGGGGTCGACGCTGCACGTCTGGTGCGACAACCCCAACGCCGAGACCGAGAGCCAGATCGCGGGCGGCATCATGGAGCCACTGCGCGCGCTGGCCCAGCAGACCTGGGGATCCCCCAAGCAGGTCTCCACGTTCAGCGCCTTCCAGCCGGTGATCGCCGCGATCGGCCACGCCCCCGGCTGGCCCACCGACGTGGCCGCCGGTGACCTGGCCCTGAACAGGCCGACCACCGCGTCCTCGACGGAGACCGCCGACTTCCCCGCCGGCGGCGCCACCGACGGCAGCTACGGCAGGCGCTGGGCCAGCCAGTACTCCGACCCGCAGTGGCTGCAGGTCGACCTCGGTACCACGTCGGCCATCGGAGAGGTGAAGCTGACCTGGGAGAACGCCTACGCCAAGGCCTACCAGATCCAGGTCTCCAACGACGGGACCACCTGGACCACCCTCTACTCCACCACGGCCGGCTCCGGCGGCGTCAACGACCTCACCGGGCTCAACGGCTCGGGCCGGTACATCCGGATGTACGGAACCCAGCGCGGCACCACCTACGGCTACTCCCTGTGGGAGTTCGAGGTCTACGGCCCCTCGCACCCGAATCCGAACCTGGCACTGGGACGGCCGGCCACCACGTCCAGCATCGAGTCGAACATCGCCACGCTGGGCCCGTCCGCCGCCGTGGACGGCAGCAACACCACCCGTTGGGCCAGCAACTACACCGATCCCCAGTGGCTCCAGGTCGACCTCGGTACCACGTCGGCCATCGGAGAGGTGAAGCTGACCTGGGAGAACGCCTACGCCAAGGCCTACCAGATCCAGGTCTCCAACGACGGGACCACCTGGACCACCCTCTACTCCACCACGGCCGGCTCCGGCGGCGTCAACGACCTCACCGGGCTCAACGGCTCGGGCCGGTACATCCGGATGTACGGAACCCAGCGCGGCACCGGCTGGGGCTATTCGCTGTGGGAGTTCGAGGTCTACGGCGGATAG
- a CDS encoding alpha-galactosidase translates to MSTMNSPASPSRSRRAVALLATALVLAVGPLTTIGAQPASALDNGVAITPPMGWNTWNSFGCGISEQLIRTAADNLVSSGMKDAGYDTVIVDDCWFDPQRDAQGNIHGDPVRFPGGMKALGDYIHSKGLKFGIYEVPTDKTCAQRQTKNPYPGATGSQGHEQQDADSFAAWGVDYLKYDWCSPDKTLDQQVAAFSTMRDALHNTGRQIVYSINPNSFHADKTGATYDWSAVANMWRTTEDISADWDQAKTSNSYSMGVMDIVGYNGRLGSQAGPGHWNDPDMMEVGVGSLSDPVLARSHFSLWAQMASPLVAGNKLTTMTSDIKGVLTNHDVIAVDQDSLGRQARIVTDSDTQLLTVRELAGGDRSVTLTNTGASTATVSTTVAELGIAGAPSYTVKNLWTGASSSTTGALSASLASHETAMYRITPGGTISTVQAPPADGTYEIASATSPAQVIDDPNSSLENSKQLLTWDRNNNDNQRWILTANPDGTYAVKNKVSGKCFDIRGGSTAAGAAVIQYTCDSAKPNQKFALTPAGNNGYKLVAQSSGLAVTPSGSVKNSVLTQQPVATGQAWTLIRTS, encoded by the coding sequence ATGTCCACCATGAATTCCCCCGCCTCCCCCTCCCGTTCCCGCAGAGCCGTCGCGCTGCTGGCCACCGCGCTCGTGCTGGCCGTCGGCCCGCTGACGACCATCGGTGCCCAGCCCGCGTCCGCCCTGGACAACGGCGTGGCCATCACCCCGCCGATGGGCTGGAACACCTGGAACTCGTTCGGCTGCGGGATCAGCGAGCAGCTCATCCGCACCGCTGCGGACAACCTCGTCAGCTCCGGCATGAAGGACGCGGGCTACGACACCGTCATCGTCGACGACTGCTGGTTCGACCCCCAGCGCGACGCCCAGGGCAACATCCACGGCGACCCCGTGCGCTTCCCCGGCGGGATGAAGGCCCTCGGCGACTACATCCACTCGAAGGGCCTGAAGTTCGGCATCTACGAGGTGCCCACCGACAAGACCTGTGCACAGAGACAGACCAAGAACCCCTACCCCGGGGCGACCGGCAGCCAGGGGCACGAGCAGCAGGACGCGGACTCGTTCGCCGCCTGGGGTGTCGACTACCTCAAGTACGACTGGTGCTCCCCGGACAAGACCCTTGACCAGCAGGTCGCCGCCTTCAGCACGATGCGCGACGCCCTGCACAACACCGGCCGCCAGATCGTGTACAGCATCAACCCCAACAGCTTCCACGCGGACAAGACCGGAGCCACCTACGACTGGTCCGCCGTCGCCAACATGTGGCGGACCACCGAGGACATCAGCGCCGACTGGGACCAGGCCAAGACGAGCAACTCGTACAGCATGGGCGTCATGGACATCGTCGGCTACAACGGCCGCCTCGGCAGCCAGGCCGGCCCGGGCCACTGGAACGACCCGGACATGATGGAGGTCGGCGTCGGCAGTTTGAGCGATCCTGTCCTGGCCCGCTCGCACTTCAGCCTCTGGGCCCAGATGGCCTCACCCCTCGTCGCGGGCAACAAGCTCACCACCATGACGTCCGACATCAAGGGCGTCCTCACCAACCACGACGTGATCGCCGTCGACCAGGACAGCCTCGGACGTCAGGCCCGCATCGTCACCGACTCCGACACCCAACTGCTGACGGTCCGTGAACTGGCCGGCGGTGACAGGTCGGTGACCCTCACCAACACCGGTGCGAGCACGGCCACGGTGTCCACCACGGTCGCCGAACTCGGCATCGCCGGGGCCCCCTCCTACACCGTCAAGAACCTGTGGACCGGGGCCTCCAGCAGCACGACCGGTGCCCTCTCCGCCAGCCTGGCCTCCCACGAGACCGCCATGTACCGCATCACCCCCGGCGGCACGATCAGCACCGTCCAGGCGCCGCCCGCCGACGGCACCTACGAGATCGCCTCCGCGACCAGCCCCGCACAGGTGATCGACGACCCCAACAGTTCCCTGGAGAACAGCAAGCAGCTGCTCACCTGGGACCGGAACAACAACGACAACCAGCGCTGGATCCTCACCGCCAACCCCGACGGCACCTACGCCGTGAAGAACAAGGTCTCCGGCAAGTGCTTCGACATCCGCGGCGGCTCCACGGCAGCCGGCGCGGCCGTCATCCAGTACACGTGCGACTCGGCCAAGCCCAACCAGAAGTTCGCCCTCACGCCGGCCGGCAACAACGGATACAAGCTCGTCGCCCAGAGCAGCGGCCTCGCCGTCACTCCGAGCGGTAGCGTCAAGAACTCCGTCCTCACCCAGCAGCCCGTCGCCACCGGGCAGGCCTGGACCCTCATCCGGACCAGCTGA
- a CDS encoding pyridoxal phosphate-dependent decarboxylase family protein → MSPEPTPPTALPPTTLPPGRPAEDVLTELRALRGGDAPTRGGRTFAYVYDAGVDGLDALAAQAYSAYATVNGLDMTVFPSVARLENDIVAAVAAVLGAPGVQGTFTSGGTESILLAVKTARDHARATRGVTEPRLVLPSTAHAAFHKAAAYLGVRPVVVPVDPVTFRADAAAVAAAIDERTVLVVASAPSYAHGVVDPVAEIAAAAAERGVLCHVDACIGGWILPYLRRTGREVPPFDLSVPGVTSLSVDLHKYGYADKGASVVLYRDAELRRHQYFAHAGWPGYPVVNPTVQGTKSGGLLAQAWAVLRHVGEDGYTALAGRVADASDRLLAGLRATPGVRVLGDPAAGLVAFTLDGADGAPDLSLLLHLADEMRERGWYLQPQLSFDGLPPNLHLTLTPATAGQVDALLADLADALKAARVLPPVAVDPALAELAAGLDPAALGPEEIAGVLAFAGLDPQGGLPTRTAPVLVLLDALPGPLKERLLAEFVGSIFRI, encoded by the coding sequence GTGTCACCTGAACCCACCCCGCCCACCGCACTCCCGCCCACCACACTCCCGCCCGGCCGCCCCGCCGAGGACGTCCTGACGGAGCTACGGGCCCTGCGCGGGGGTGACGCGCCGACCCGCGGCGGCCGCACCTTCGCCTACGTGTACGACGCCGGCGTCGACGGCCTGGACGCCCTCGCGGCGCAGGCCTACAGCGCCTACGCGACCGTCAACGGGCTCGACATGACGGTCTTCCCGAGCGTCGCCCGGCTGGAGAACGACATCGTGGCCGCGGTGGCCGCGGTGCTCGGAGCCCCGGGCGTCCAGGGCACCTTCACCAGCGGTGGCACCGAGAGCATCCTGCTGGCCGTCAAGACCGCCCGTGACCACGCCCGGGCGACCCGCGGGGTGACCGAGCCCCGGCTGGTGCTGCCGTCGACCGCGCACGCGGCCTTCCACAAGGCCGCCGCCTACCTGGGCGTCCGGCCGGTCGTGGTACCGGTGGACCCGGTGACCTTCCGGGCCGACGCCGCGGCCGTCGCGGCGGCGATCGACGAGCGGACGGTGCTGGTGGTCGCCTCCGCGCCGTCGTACGCGCACGGCGTCGTCGACCCGGTGGCGGAGATCGCGGCGGCCGCCGCCGAGCGGGGCGTGCTCTGCCACGTCGACGCCTGCATCGGCGGCTGGATCCTGCCGTACCTGCGGCGGACGGGCCGCGAGGTGCCGCCGTTCGACCTGTCGGTGCCGGGCGTCACCTCGCTCTCCGTCGACCTGCACAAGTACGGCTACGCCGACAAGGGCGCCTCCGTGGTGCTGTACCGGGACGCCGAGCTGCGCCGCCACCAGTACTTCGCGCACGCGGGCTGGCCGGGCTACCCCGTCGTCAACCCGACCGTGCAGGGCACCAAGTCCGGCGGGCTGCTCGCCCAGGCCTGGGCCGTGCTGCGACACGTCGGCGAGGACGGCTACACCGCGCTGGCGGGCCGGGTCGCCGACGCGTCCGACCGGCTGCTCGCGGGGCTGCGGGCCACCCCGGGGGTGCGGGTGCTCGGTGACCCCGCGGCGGGCCTGGTCGCGTTCACACTGGACGGCGCGGACGGCGCCCCCGACCTGAGCCTGCTGCTGCACCTCGCCGACGAGATGCGCGAGCGCGGCTGGTACCTCCAGCCGCAGCTGTCGTTCGACGGGTTGCCGCCCAATCTGCACCTGACGCTGACCCCGGCGACGGCCGGCCAGGTGGACGCGCTGCTGGCCGACCTGGCGGACGCGCTCAAGGCCGCCCGGGTCCTGCCGCCGGTCGCGGTGGACCCGGCGCTGGCGGAGCTGGCGGCCGGGCTGGACCCGGCGGCACTCGGCCCGGAGGAGATCGCGGGCGTGCTCGCCTTCGCCGGGCTCGACCCGCAGGGCGGGCTGCCGACCCGGACGGCTCCCGTCCTGGTGCTGCTCGACGCCCTGCCCGGCCCGTTGAAGGAGCGGCTGCTGGCCGAGTTCGTGGGGTCGATCTTCCGGATCTGA
- a CDS encoding PP2C family protein-serine/threonine phosphatase, translating into MDERPRGTAPLPSRLLTLDSDLNRLSEQLKELARAQGRMGGLLEAVLAISRELELSVVLRRIVTTAMELVEARYGALGVLNEDGRELADFIPVGLDSHELAQLGGVELPLGRGLLGHLIDHPKPLRVDELSAHRDSAGFPAGHPPMRTLLGVAITVRGRVYGNLYLTDKHGGKPFDADDEAVVTALAGAAGVAIENARLYGRLRAGAEQFQRLLLPRLPDLAPLSAWAVYQPAAEPALLGGDWYDALVLPDGGRAMIVGDVVGHDVAAAAAMSQVRNMLQALIYDDAALPSGVLGRLDRTLHALPEVPMATACLARFDRQQDGWAMRWSNAGHPPPLLVTPDGRARYLDEPPDVPLGVDTAVPRFDHRCPLPDGATVVMFTDGLVEHPRGDLDEGLRSVAAVAAAMADRPVEQLGRRVAEARPGDGHDDVAVLALRIPSAP; encoded by the coding sequence ATGGACGAGCGGCCCCGGGGCACGGCACCCCTCCCGTCCCGGCTCCTCACCCTCGACTCCGACCTGAACCGGCTCAGCGAGCAGCTCAAGGAACTCGCCCGTGCCCAGGGGCGGATGGGCGGGCTGCTGGAGGCCGTCCTGGCGATCAGCCGGGAGCTGGAGCTGTCCGTCGTCCTGCGCCGGATCGTCACCACCGCGATGGAGCTGGTCGAGGCCCGGTACGGAGCCCTCGGTGTCCTCAACGAGGACGGCCGGGAGCTGGCCGACTTCATACCCGTCGGCCTCGACAGTCACGAGCTCGCCCAGCTCGGCGGCGTGGAACTACCGCTCGGGCGAGGCCTGCTGGGTCATCTGATCGACCATCCGAAGCCGCTGCGGGTGGACGAGCTCTCCGCCCACCGGGACTCCGCCGGCTTCCCCGCCGGCCACCCCCCGATGCGCACCCTGCTCGGCGTCGCCATCACCGTCCGCGGTCGCGTCTACGGCAACCTGTACCTGACCGACAAGCACGGGGGGAAGCCGTTCGACGCCGACGACGAGGCCGTGGTGACCGCACTGGCCGGCGCGGCCGGGGTGGCGATCGAGAACGCCCGGCTCTACGGCCGGCTCCGGGCGGGGGCGGAGCAGTTCCAGCGGCTGCTGCTCCCCCGGCTGCCCGACCTCGCCCCGCTCTCCGCCTGGGCCGTGTACCAGCCGGCCGCGGAACCCGCCCTGCTCGGGGGTGACTGGTACGACGCGCTGGTCCTCCCCGACGGCGGCCGCGCGATGATCGTCGGCGACGTCGTCGGCCACGACGTGGCGGCCGCTGCCGCCATGTCGCAGGTCCGCAACATGCTGCAGGCGTTGATCTACGACGACGCGGCGCTGCCCAGCGGGGTGCTCGGGCGCCTCGACCGCACGCTGCACGCGCTGCCCGAGGTACCGATGGCCACCGCCTGCCTGGCCCGCTTCGACCGGCAGCAGGACGGCTGGGCGATGCGCTGGAGCAACGCCGGGCACCCGCCGCCCCTGCTGGTCACCCCGGACGGCCGCGCACGGTACCTCGACGAACCGCCCGACGTACCGCTCGGCGTCGACACCGCCGTGCCGCGCTTCGACCACCGGTGCCCGCTGCCCGACGGCGCCACCGTCGTGATGTTCACCGACGGTCTGGTCGAACACCCGCGCGGCGACCTGGACGAGGGCCTGCGGAGCGTCGCCGCGGTCGCGGCCGCCATGGCCGACCGGCCGGTGGAGCAGCTCGGCCGGCGGGTGGCCGAGGCCCGCCCCGGCGACGGGCACGACGACGTCGCGGTGCTCGCCCTGCGCATCCCGTCGGCCCCCTGA